Part of the Anopheles gambiae chromosome 3, idAnoGambNW_F1_1, whole genome shotgun sequence genome is shown below.
TTTATCAAGATCATTTCGGCGCTCCGTTTTcttaaaaatgttttcagcGGTTACGGCGAATTCTTCAAAGTTTTCCACGTAAGGTAGAAGGCCACATTTAGAGCGCTTCGGAAGCTTAGATTCATCAATTGACTGCAACTGTGATTGCATAAATTTATCAAAGCTTCGTTTCACGTGTATAAGAGCTGAAGCAAACGTCATGCTTAGAAAGGACTGTGCGTCTTGGGCCGACATTACATGTTGTGTAAGACGCACTAGCACGTACAATGAGTAGCTAAAAGAAATagttaaacaatttaaattatgttgTATATATTTTTCGAAGGAAAATTACTTCCATAGTCATCTTTCCAGTGTACTTACTAGTTATCTAGTTTTTCAAAACTCAAgataaaattgtttatttccgtTTCAAGGTTAGCAAATAATTCCCCCATCATACGGCGGACATCTTCGTTAATTTGACGATCAAGCCTTCGCTGTGGAATGTGTGGAGCTGTATCTCGTTCATCCTTTTGGTTCACTGTCTCGTTACTAGCAGCATCCAGTGTTGTTTGCGTATTTTTAGCCGTAGGACTAATTACGTCCAATTGAAAAAACGCAATGCAAAAATGCTGTTCGCTTAATGCCACTGGTTCTAGTTCCGCAAGcaccttttccaaaattgaatcaaatcGTTGCCGCTCAATTGCTTCTGCGCCTGGAGACCACATCTCTTTGCTGGTACCTAAAATGCCGTACGGCTGTgctggttgtttgtttgattgtggaccaagttttaatttgttgctTATTGAACTATTGTTAATATCCTCTCTAGAGCTGAATTGCTTTAGTGTCAGTGCTTGTTTAGCGTTTTCGAAAAATATCTGAATGTCCCGGTCGTAAACTTTGCTTAATGAAGCAGTGTAAACTTTAATAAGGGCATCGTATGCCTTTCTATCCATAGTTTTCATCCAGTGCATAAGCTCCATGAACGTACATAGCTCTTTATGCACGTTCTGGTGCTTTGGAAGCGACAATTCATTTGTGAAAGGTGTTTGCGAATCTCCAAGATTGCCAAGATGGATGAATAGATTATTCAAATGACGGCTTATTGTTTGCGAAAATTTTGCCTTCCATTTTTCGAATCTTTTGCGCTGATCTTGAACAGCTGTAAGGCGCAAAAGTGCTGGGTCGATGTCACTGTTCATTGCCATCTGCAGTGCTTTCCCTGCTGCTATAGCTGCTGGCAAACCCTTTGGAGTTAGATCAGTATCTGTCAGCGCAAGCTGGTGAACATGCGGCAAATCGAGCTGCGTAACTACTTTTTCCAGTTCTAGCAACAGTCGAACATTGTTGGTATTAGCAATCTCAATCATTTGATTCTTTTCTCCCATCTTTTCCATCGTATCTCTTACGTGACAAAGTATTTCGTCGTAGTCGTCTAGCCGTTTCTCTACCTTTTCAGCTTCTTTAATCGCTTCTTCGATCCTTTCCATTAGCATTTGGACTTGTTTTTCTGACTCTAGAACGCTTTGTATATTTGCACCATCCAGCTGCAAAAGGTTATGACTCAAATCATCCATAAACAATTCAGCATTGCTGATCGCGTAATCGCATTCTGCAACAAGTTTACTAAGGTGCGCTTCTTCCTTATCGGTCAGGGCGTGGAAATCCTCATTCTCAAACCCTTCAATTTCATCTTCATCGTCCGCAGAAACTGCGCCCCCGTGATTGGGGTATTTTTCATCAATTTGTTTTTCCGGCGATTTTTCCGAAAGCCACTGTTTGGGGATGTTTTTGAACACGGCCTTCTCTCCAACGGTGCAATGCTTATGAATTTGTTTCCATAAAACCGTAATGAAATTTTGTCGTTCATGTAGATTGGCTGCAAACCATCGATACGGTTTATCCAGCAACATATCGAAGTCGTGCGTATCCGTAGCTTCGTTGCGACCATCGACGCACTTTATCTCCTCCAATGACCAGGAACGCTTTTTCTTATATACGGCTTTGTCGTACTGTTTTATCTGGCAAACACTAACTATAACACTGGGTTTGATCGTAGAAACGATACACAAGTAAgacgtttttttccttttatgcAATTTGCTAACATTGCACACGGATAAAATGCGTTCATCAAGTGCATCGAACAGTTCCTTCTGGAAGATGTATTTTATTCCAGCTGCCATTTCACAGAATATAAACCAGCACTTGTCCCACCAGTTAAATGACAAATGGCAATTTTTCCTTATGTAGCGCTTATTCCAGATTTGAATAAATGATAGAATCCTAGTGTTTTTGCTCCGTATTAAGCACAGACGTCCCGTTTGTGTAGATAAAATTTTATGATGTGGATCGGTGGTCTGTCATAGTACAAATGTGACGCATTAGcagctgtcaaactcaatctcaCTCAAACACCGCAAATAATCTAGAGCGAATATACGGACAATTGAgacaatactttttttttcgagaaTCTGCGAATCATTGGATCTGGAAATTTTACATTCAAGTTGTACGTCATTAACGAACTGCTTaatatgttgttgttgttagtatggtttcgAGAGGCTTTGGCTGCTGCGGAGTTCTTAATTGCTTAATATGCTATattcagcttttttgctatataAGAAAGATTAAAATTGGTGACACAGCCAACTGGGTCATTtttacgagaaaaaaaacaacgtagctcatccttctcctccatgTATGTTTATCCAAGATTGTTCTTTCATTTCATGACTGAACTCATACAACATTAACTATTTTCATTTAGACTGATTTATTTTCACGAAACATCTAATATGTTGTTTACAACACGTCGCCATCCTGATCCCCACTTAGTCCAGGCTTTTCGGCGGGCTGTAATTAAGGTAGATCAATCCGCTCTCCTTGGCCTATAAAAAGAATAGTTCGTCAATGATGCTTTTTTACGTATGCGAGAAGTTTACACGTTCGTACAGGGCAACCGGGGTCGATCGAGCGAGATGTCAAATCGTATGAAAAATTTATCTCGGTCGATCTTGGTTGCACTGCATAGCAGCAAAATGAATGAATACCATTCATTACATTCTCTGTGAGTAAGAGTAACTCCATTATACTAACCACAGTCAATGTGATGCCAAAGATAACAATACCCGCAGCGAGCACGGTATTGTACACCCGGTTCTTGCGTCGATGTTCTTCGAAGAAGTCCCCTTCCGGGACAGGCATGTCGTTCATGGTGTACACACGGAAGTTGTTGGGGCCATGGTATCCACGGGACAGAAATGCCGCTGGTAGAGTACATCATGGAGGATGATTATATAATAACCGAGCAAATGAGCGAAGAGcactaattttgttttgcgctaTTCCTCATAACAATTGATTCGTTTATACATTACCGTTGCGGATGGATAAGTTTGCAATATAACGAACGGGCAGCATTTTCCTTCCTCCGTAGATGTTTAACAAAAACGTAGGAGATCCGATCAAAGCAAGACACAATTTCGATTTTCAGCAAACCTCAGaatttttgacagctaaataaaaaaagaaatgacaTTTGCTGAAGACGATTACAGGTATTCtccgatatacgccatactcgatatacgcgatttcgctatacgctatgtttaaatttgacagttcttttaGCAAAatgtactaatttgacacatcgaatgccacatgcaaaataaattctcttttgaacgatttttaaaaacCCTTTCAAAAGGTATAAAATTGTAATCTTAAGTTTAAATCAGAtcaaaaaactaatttaatggctaaacctaccacttcaagcaaaattattCGAAAATTAACTAATTTCACTGAAAACCTCGTAATTCGACATAcgctaatattcgagatacaCTATTACCTCCAGTACGCATTAACAGCacatatcggggaatacctgtattgTCATCACATCAGACGTTTTGGTAAGTGTGGCCAGATTTTattggcggttttcggtaggagcgtcaaaattttatcggtagttttcggttgGAGTTTCAATTGGAATCGTTAGTTTTCGGTATGTTTTGAAGTCATAagtggagggagggggggggggggttcatATATGCACGAGAAAATACATCCTTTTTATCTAAAGGAGATGTAGATTTGGTTCATAGTTATACTGACCAGATGAAGTTGATGAAAAAATGGGATACATCCCAACCCAAGTACAAAAGCGCCATAGATTAAggttaaacgactggaaaatcaaatatttatagaaaaaaaacgaaagctccatagcttcaTTAAGtgaaaggccacgggagtgacaaaatgctgacaaatttttcaaaatgtgagcttttgtcacttttttgagcttttgtcaaaattttgtgacctggagcagccaagaaaaaaaggtgacaaaagttgacaaaatttgactttcgtgaaaaagcgtaaacaaacagctatttggcgcagttgtgacccattgttatgataataatgctaaaatgcatgattctaattgatttatgtacctagttagtgtttcttaaacaaaatatcgatgatattcagatgttggagctttttgtcgctcttgtgtatgtttttggtgcggccacgagaaaagctcttttttgcagttgacaagcaattttgacaaagttgaaaaatttttcaacattttttcagctccgtggccacgcgctaattgatttgctcaatagatggagtattaccaccgacaaaccgacgtgacactggcgttacaaaagtgtcccacaccaaggtgtatggatattaggaggtgaagtgcttcagagcaaattgacatttcacgacttgacataacaatac
Proteins encoded:
- the LOC1280297 gene encoding uncharacterized protein LOC1280297 — its product is MLPVRYIANLSIRNAAFLSRGYHGPNNFRVYTMNDMPVPEGDFFEEHRRKNRVYNTVLAAGIVIFGITLTVAKESGLIYLNYSPPKSLD
- the LOC1280298 gene encoding exocyst complex component 1, which produces MAAGIKYIFQKELFDALDERILSVCNVSKLHKRKKTSYLCIVSTIKPSVIVSVCQIKQYDKAVYKKKRSWSLEEIKCVDGRNEATDTHDFDMLLDKPYRWFAANLHERQNFITVLWKQIHKHCTVGEKAVFKNIPKQWLSEKSPEKQIDEKYPNHGGAVSADDEDEIEGFENEDFHALTDKEEAHLSKLVAECDYAISNAELFMDDLSHNLLQLDGANIQSVLESEKQVQMLMERIEEAIKEAEKVEKRLDDYDEILCHVRDTMEKMGEKNQMIEIANTNNVRLLLELEKVVTQLDLPHVHQLALTDTDLTPKGLPAAIAAGKALQMAMNSDIDPALLRLTAVQDQRKRFEKWKAKFSQTISRHLNNLFIHLGNLGDSQTPFTNELSLPKHQNVHKELCTFMELMHWMKTMDRKAYDALIKVYTASLSKVYDRDIQIFFENAKQALTLKQFSSREDINNSSISNKLKLGPQSNKQPAQPYGILGTSKEMWSPGAEAIERQRFDSILEKVLAELEPVALSEQHFCIAFFQLDVISPTAKNTQTTLDAASNETVNQKDERDTAPHIPQRRLDRQINEDVRRMMGELFANLETEINNFILSFEKLDNYYSLYVLVRLTQHVMSAQDAQSFLSMTFASALIHVKRSFDKFMQSQLQSIDESKLPKRSKCGLLPYVENFEEFAVTAENIFKKTERRNDLDKWYLKLVEAIFERIPVHAAEHSKTPHQVVKMENYHRMHSTLSQLKIPVLESLRKEAKTRYNDAQKAYVTKYFGRPLERLNQFFEGIQVRVQQGVKDTEISYQMAYSKQELRKVISLYPAREVKKGLEQLYKKVEKHLCEEENLLQVVWRAMQQEFINQYNSLEQWIQRCYAGSMITLEFTINDLLDFFSEIAQSH